GTTCTCTCTTTAGCACTAATTACTCTAACAACCCCTCACATATTGTGTGACTGAATTTCCCGAAACAACTAGCTTTGAAGAGTCAGGCAGCTAATAGCAGAACCTAGGTACCAAAAAGACAGACAGCAGTTGATAGGTAtaagggaggaggcagagaaaatTCATTTCAGGAGACTCGCTAGAGATCAACATGAGAACAGgtcaatttcttttcttttcttttttcttacctGAAGTCAGTTGATTCAGCCCTCTCCTAATTACTCCTTCCTCTTGCCAATATCTACatggatatttttgtttttgtttgtttgtttttggaggCAACACCTCTTGACTGCAACTGACAAGAGAAACTGCGCCTAATGAGAtatacattttcagtttttcctcCTTCGTTTATGGTCTTTGGcctcttttctccttttttaccTTTCCCATTAACCATTATCCCCTAATGTCTTCTAGCATTGGACATATTAGCAGATCCAGGGCATAACGACAGAAGCACTACCAACATTGGGACCAGCAAGGCCTGAAAAACTATATACAACTTTCTAGCTCCAGGCCTACTTCACAGGATGAAACACTAACCATACTCTGTCCCACAGAGCCAAGTCTGTATCTGAGAGGAATAGCACAGTTATGTAGTGGATTTAATTGTAACATTGCCAATGTAATGGTTTTGGAAGTTAACTTTTTACTAGGGCAGAATGAACTATATGAAGTATTTATTAGTAGTTGTGCAACAAGTTTCACTGGTATTTATGGCATATATTTGAACCAGTCACACATCACAAAATGCATTATTCAGTGAAGttaactgaaaaatatatttagtGAATACTGTTCACCCAACCAAATACTATTCCCCCAAACATGTTTAATACATTTCCCCCAGATTTCACCTCCCTTTTTCTGTAAGAGATCATCAAGGTGTATCTTCTCAATTGCCTATAtccatttcctctttcttttcaaCTGATTCCTCCACTTCAGCATGATTTCGACTCTTCCAGTCCAGCTAATAGCTCCAGCTCATCTTTCTTGATGCTCAGAATTTGTATGAGCAGCAGAGGCGTGAaagtgaagagagattaataagactaggacttttcagcttggaaaagagacaactaagcggGGAGATGACAGAAGtatataaaatcgtgactggtgtggagaaagtaaataaggaagtgttatttactccttctcagaacacaagaactaggggtcaccaaatgaaattaataggcagcaggtttaaaacaaacaaaaggaaacatttcttcacataatgcacaattaacctgtggaactctttgccagaggatggtgtgaagtccaagactataacagggttcaaaaaagtactagatacatttatggaggataggttcgctaatggatattagccagaatgggcaggaatggtgtccctatcttctgtttgccagaagctgggaatgggcaactggGGATGGaagacttgatgattacctgttctgttcattccctctgaagcacctggcactggccactgtcggaagacaggatactggactagatggatctttggtctgccccagtacggccgttcttatgacTCTTGTCAGTTTTCCTGCTTCTGCAAGCCTTCTGAACATCAGTAGCTGAAAAGCTGCTGTGATACAGCTTGGAAAGCTTTGAGGAGCAGCAGAAGCAAAGGAGCACACTGTCTGCAGGCTTAGGAATACAGTACTGCAGCAGTTACACCCAGTTCACATTTGGAAGACTATTTTCATAACCATAAGGTCTAGAATTTTCTTAAAGTTTAGATTCTGCAGAAAACTGACAGCATTCACCTTCGAAAGCTTTATACGCTACATGGGCAAATGGACTTTTCCAAGTCCTGATTACCAGTGATCCCCCTGTAAGACAGTATGCTAAGaggttgaaatatttttaaaattgccttACACCAATTCAAGACTGCAAGCCTAGGGACCAAGTCAGCATTAAGTGTTTTCATTAAACAACATCATTAAATACCATTTGACCAGAAGAGAAGCTTAGCTTTCCTTCCCATGTATGTTTAATCAATACTTAACAGATTAACTATGCTAAAAACAaagaggatatgtctacacaagaccctatgccagcataaccctcTAGTgtatcataggtttcagagtaacagccgtgttagtctgtattcgcaaaaaagaaaaggagtacttgtggcaccttagagacttcatccgatgaagtgagttgtagctcacgaaagcttatgctcaaataaattggttagtctttaaggtgccacaagtactccttttcttttagtgtatcatagaatatcagggttggaagggatctcaggaggtcacctagtccaaccccctgctcaaagcaggaccaatccccaatttttgccccagatccctaaatggccccctcaaggattgaactcacaaccctgggcttagcaggccaatgctcaaaccactgagctatccctcctctaCATGTAGCAAACATCAACAGAAGGTGTTTGTCTGCCAGTGTAGGAACATCACCTCGTCAAACGACATTAACTATGCCAAAAGAATcactcttctgtcagcatagctgaAGCTACACTATGGTTTTTGTCGCACAGCTATGTCACTAGGGTTGCGTAGTCTTTTCACATCCATGACTGACAACGTGATGCTGGTATAAGTTTTAAAAGTAGACCAAGCCATAGACTAAAATACTGACAAAGCACTTTTTTGGAACATAAGTTTAGctattctcctcctccaccccatcaACATAGTAAGTACAGTCATAATTCCAACCTTGACCTAAAGGAAACAGTTTCTCTAGAAATAAGGAGAGTAAAAGCTTCTTGGCAACTATTTCTGTGACAGGTGACCAGCCTCGCTATATTTTTTTACCTTTGGCAAGTCTTGTCTATAAAGTATCAATTTTTAAACCAGCAAAAGCTTGGACTACACAGCTATGTCAATACTTAAGAAACAGAATTTCTATTATTTTAACAGCACTGTGCCTAAAACTCATTAGAGACTAAaggacaattttaaaaaacaaaacagtgaaacagtctcattttcaattgaaaaacaaaacaaaacacaataaagACCATATTTCTGGGAATGGATTCACAATTTTAGTAGTCATTTAAAATCAGAGTAAGAAAGCATTCTATCCTCACCTCCCCCCATACCGCATTTGGATGTTTTAGGTTTACTGACAAAAATCCAGCTACTGGTTTCAAAAGttccctttcccttctctgtCTGAATTAAATTcatttggggggaaattcctcATCTCAAAGtatgaagaaagaaagagttaATGACAGGTAATGAAGTTCTGTGGGAAGTGAGAATGTCAGCACTTTTAAATAAACCATTTGTCATTTGAACAATGATGGATTATCAGTTTTGTTCTAAAGATGTCAGTGGTCACGGCTAATGTCTGGCTACAACCCTATAGCTTTTTATCTGGCAGGGTGGATTAAAACAATtgataatttaaaacaaaaattgattTCTTATTCAATTAAATACAGATTAATTTAacaactatttaaaattaaatttgaaagtGACAAcctatattaatttaaattatttgaatAGATGTAGGCCTTAAGTACAAAAAATATTAAGGAGTAGGTTTGCtgccaaattttaaagaaagtcagaccactgaactggagtttgctgaagtgctaaatCAGCTTtcgacagcagtagcctcttctgcaggtccAGAGAGAATATTCAGTTTAATCAGCTAGTTCgattcaatgactagttcatgtaaagttaagaaaccaactgggagttgaaaaagcagaaaaatggttttcctcttccaaactatgaataaaaactaggtgtgaaaGGATGAAATCTACTAGTTTTAAAATCCTGAAGAACACGGtgatcagaaacaatcagtttAGGTCACGAACTACAGATCATACTTTGTTTAATAAACCAGTTTGTTTTAAATGCATGttgttaaactttttttcttatgtatgtATGAACacttttaaggtagttttatttaataaaaaaattaaaatgccacTTTAGGGCATTTTTaactgaatttgaatttccatccaaattaGCTTCTGTGATAGATGTGCaccctcctggttagcaaaaagcagggtggataaaaatcaatgatttttttttaaatctgatttttttgataaaatgctttttgagaaaaaaacctatctaaagatagttttaattaagatacattatagctcaaagatatctaataatggaatagggattataaattctaattctatagtatgagacaatatattcatgtaatgtttaaaaaaagttttgtaaatgagttccaataggtcatggattagggacccaatcttatggggggttggggaggaggttTCCCAGGGGCTTCTCTATAGATTATTtgggttaatctttctatctacccttCCAgactcagtctagaagatatcatcagagatgcttagttttgcatttctcaaactgtggatttgtgtctccagatataacatgcttgttaacagcaaaaatgttttaaaataaataataaataaaggtgagaaataacagacctcaaccctattgtccctctgcaaatttgtgcacacagagtcaatccctttgcacttttagagagaggtaagtttcaaaaagttcaatgaatagaagattgtttgAGGAATAGATCTGGataaggagaagaagtctggagataaatgtgagaagggacggacaggcagtagaaacaaaagtgaaactgtttgagcagcatattccagaagtcttgaggtctttctgagtgtagccttcattgatttgaggtctgccataccattctctcactagaaggaaaagcctataatggcagcaggccgtaaaagagacccagtttgggaatattttaatgaagttcttcTACCTGTTGGTaaaacaggcatgcatgcaaaatgcaaaaagtgcaacaaagaaatgcaaagcctcgttgcccgaatgaaacaacatcatgagaagtgttccttctcaggaggaagctgcgttgaagatgatgaaaggaacatgtctgaacatgcaggctCTTCAGGTTGGTAACatccaacaagaatgcacttttatgtagaaatccatgattaaatccaattttcctgactagtgatttaaatcaaatcgaCCTtggcaaaaagaagcaccaaatttatTGTGAAGGCTACATTTAGTTGCaaacaacatgttttaatggttccAACGAATGAGAATCAATCTCTCTTCAGGCAAATAACTAGACagtacaaatgcaaaacccaattaaaatcagtgatttaagaTCACTTTGCTTTAGCTCAATCCACCCTGTCTTCTGTTATGGGTCCCATCCTTCAAGGGGCTCCACTGGACCCTTGTATGGAGTTTGATTAGTGAAATACAGTAtttcccaatggaaaattttAAACACATTGCTCAAGTCTGCCTCAtaatagcagcagcaacaaatATGAAATGCTGCTCTTTCTAGTTAATTTGGACTAGATACATTCTACACACAAATTACTAGAAAAGAACACTAAAGCAACTAACCTAGTGACAAAAATATAATACATAAAATCGGTGAAATAAATACATCCAACTAATGCATTTCTCATTAACATATTTAAATGTGAACTATTCCTAACAACCAAACTGTAGTCATCCTTAACTTCATCCTGTAatataaaagtgaaaaaaaaaaaatccactaatgATGCAGAAAAAAACCTTATAAGGGTGGTCTGACAATTTACACAGCATTAATTTATAGATTATTATTTCCATGTGGATCTCTACAGTGGGATTTTTCTACACTTGTCTACTGAAGTTAAAATCTCAAATTTGAAAGCTTTGTTTTTCTTATTCGATTACATATTGGTTTTATAATGCTCATCATAAAATGCAACATATGATTATTTTTAACGTGCAAGGAAATTACAAGTCTCAAGGGCTACCACCACCAAATACTTTTAATTAACTTATCAAAAGGAATAATACAAGGACTCTAAATATTCAAAGTGCAGTATTTCCATTCTGGTATAATTCTAGTTCTCTGAAATTTCTATAATTCTCTGAAATTTCCCAGGTTCCCTACACTACAAATTGCTGTAAAACTCTAACAAAGAAAAAgacatttatgattttaaaaattccaatacTGCCAAGGAATCCCAGGAACAAAAGTTGGTAAAAGGGTCACTTCCTGAAGCATCAACTACGCATacttgaaaaatcaaaaaaactACGATAAGCAATTTATAATATGTCTCATTTCAATGTGAATGGAAAAGGTGTAGCTTTGAAAGCTGTATTTGTACACCAGTAAGATCTCCAGCCACTAACTTGTAACTAGCAGAAAACTAAcacagtattaaaataaaaaattcaaaaaaaaaaatcagaaatatggTTTTCTTCAtaaaaagtatcagaggggtagccgtgtttgcCACTTTCACTGATCCAGGCtaagagttctgtggcaccttatagactaacagacgtattggagacATAttggagcagaagctttcgtgggtgaatacccacttcgtcagtattcacccacgaaagctcatgctccagtacgtctgttagtctataaggtgccacaggactctttgccgctttcatAAAAAGTGTTTATGCATAAAGCCAATAGTTGTAGATTTCTAAAACAGACTACACAAAAATTCAGTGAAAGCTGACAATTCATTGAGACAGATATCTCAACAAATGTTCCTACGAATACATACTATATAAGAAATAAAGAACTACTGAAGCCATACCACTTAAAAATAGGTGTTCCTACAAAGGTTAGGTCAAGCACCTGTGGTGTGAATGGGTAAGGAGGAAACGGATGGCTGCTCACTGAAAaaatttgggaaaaaaattggCAGTACCGTATGTTTCTCATCCAGGAGTGGAATGTGTTATTTCCCAGCCCTTACATACCTTAATTCAAGAatacatataatttttttaaatggccatcCCAAAATAACTTTTGGAGTGTTAGTATCAATTTTAACAaaatggttatttttatttgtgaaTCAAAATGTTCATCTGATTCAGTTCCACAGTTAAATTTTGCAAACCTGGATTGCCAGATGCAGCTGAATCTTACTGCAAATACCTTTacctcaggggtgggcaaactttttggcccgagggccacattggggttgcaaaactgtatggcgggccgggtagggaaggctgtgcctccccaaacagcctggccccatgccctatctgacccctcccactccacacctcctgactgcccccctcagaactcccgacccatccaacccccctgctccttgtcccctgaccgccccctcccggacCCCCATCCCAAcaaccaccccccgccccggattccaccccctatccaacgccccctgctccctgtcccctgactgccccgacccctatccacaccactgccccctgacagaccccctgggactcccatgcctttccaaccctccctgttcccccgtcccgactgccccccccagaatctccaccccatccaactgcccccgacaggccccccaggactcccacacctatcaaccgccccctgctccctgtcccctgactgccccctgggaccctccGGCCCCCTTaccagagcagcatgtctggcagccgtaCCACACGGCCAGAGCCAGACACTCTGTcgcgctgccctgcaggagcgcgcAGTCCCGTCGCCCACAGCGCTGACTGCAAGGCGGCGTGGCTACAGGGAGGGgccacagtgggggaggggccggaggctagcctccccggccgggagctcaaagTCCGGGCAGAACGGTCTCGCGGGCCGGacgtggcccgcaggccgtagtttgcccacctctacctTATCTTTTATATGTTGCTATTAAACAAACTACTGCTATGGCTTTCAAACTTGGAATTTTGTTGTCCTGTGTACTGTACAATAAATACAACACCAAGATAAACCTAGTTCAACTTAAAATCTAACTCTACAAACTTTCCCAGCAAGCAAATTATTTTTGTGACGAACATTCAGAGTAacattgaaaagaaagaaaaagaggataTAATTATTAAACCCCTAATTCCTGAAAGTAAAATGACTTTTCCATATGCTTACAAATTGGTCTGAATCATTTTGTGTAGTAGATCTCTATTGAGTCTTCATATTTTCCCCTTATGTAATCTGTTATAGTGTGCTTTATAAACAGAATACCAGTAATTTTCTTACACCCATAGATGAACaaataaaattacttttcttcTATACTGTGTACGTGAAATGAAGTCTGCTATGAAAACCGAAGGTTACAAATGACAGAGAAAAGATGACCAACTTTAAAGAAAAGTCAgctcatttaaattacaatgctGAATAGCtatatttctaatattttaataaaattagaaataaaactaCTCTTACCTCAAATAGCCATTAGAAAAAACAGGCCTGCCAGAAAAGTTCAGGGCTCCCAAGGGGGTCATATTGTCATCCCCAGATCCCTGGCACCTATTCCAATTTTCTGAACCAGCAGGAAGAGATGGAATGACATTAAAAACTGGTTTCTGATCCTGCTGTTGAGAGAGAGATGCGGTATTCAAGTCATAATGATATAACTGTCCTCCAGAAGTACTGACGCCATGGACAGAAATGGCAGACATTTTATTACCCATTAGGTTAGACCCAGAAAAATTAGCTTGACAATAAACTGGGCCCATTTTCTCTTGTTTTATTACCCCGGGGGTGCAGAGTTCAATGAAGTCTTCCTTTTCTGTCTTCACTTGAGGCATCTGCATTTTGGGGCTGGGTGAAAGATCTCCATGCTCATTAATTTTAGGCTTAGTGTCTGGTAAAATGGGAGGCTTGCAATCTTCACTTGCATTTCCTTCAAGGAGAAATGCCTCATCCGCAGTCATAGGAGACAACAAATCCCCTTCATCTAGCAATGGGTCCAGTCTCCATGGGCTCCCATTTGGTTCCTTACCTGGCGACACTGGTGGCAATTCTAAATCCTGCAGAATATCAAAGGTGCTTTGGTCTTCAGAAAACAATTTCAAGTTGCCACCATTAGTGCCAGCCTGGCCTAAAGGGAGACTGCTGTTAGCCATAATTGGGAAGTCCTGCTCAAGGGGCACCGCAACAGATACTGTCCCCTTTGAGCCCTCTGCCAGGCTTGAGGACTTGTTCAAGCTTGCAATGCTTTCTTCCAAGAGCCTGAAATCTGTCTCCCCAGAAGAGATGCCAATTTGGCCCTGCTGTGGAAATCCAAGTTCGTTTCCCATCACTTTTGACTCTGTCTCCCCCATATAGAGTCCCATTGAGAGCAACACTGCCTTTGAAAGATCCGGCTGAGGCGCATTGCTTACTAGTCCTTTTGAGAAGTCACCCAAAACAGACTGCTGTTTAGAATCCGACTGAGAAGACGCAGGCAGGGGAGATGTAGATGCAGGAGCCCTGACAGTAGCTCCACCCCTGAAGGTTGGACGAAAGTCCATCACAGTCCTTCCTTTGTCACTGAAGTGCACATTtttccctgcttcctccccatCCGAGGGGCTTAGTGATTCTTTGGGGTCCATTATTTTAACACTGGCTATTAAAAGAAGAAAGATATTTGTGCAGTTAGCACAGTAGTAAATGTTTTCACAACACAAGAAACGCAGATTAGCAGCATGGTGAACCTAGTTTAGCCACAGCAGATTGATTTTACACAAGCCTAACATTTCTTGCTGTCACTGAACAAATTTGActgctggtaactataacattgaCTATATTTAAAAGCTTTTCTGAACTCTAGTTCTGTAGTAATAGCAGGCAAACTGACTTTTCCCCCCGCCCTTCCTCAAGATTAATTTTTCACAATTCCACCTATCTCAGCTATTAATCTGTCCAATAAAAGGAATATCAGATTAATAATGTCTTTAATTAACTAAGTTACAATTGCttatgtgtgtttttttaaaaccttaattAGGCTTGCAAtgcacttttcttttttagaagacAATATATTATTACAACCTCCCTTTCCAAATCAATCTCCCCTTTTTCTGGAGAGTTCAGATGCATCTGCTGGCATGGGTAAATCACTGTTAGAATTCTCCACCTGCTTCCTCACAAATTCCCCACTGCCTGACTAGACACACAACCCAATTGTATTACTACCGCTCTCTGATCTACTACTGTAACCTTTCCATCAGAaattatgtatgtatatatataaaagatgGA
This window of the Eretmochelys imbricata isolate rEreImb1 chromosome 8, rEreImb1.hap1, whole genome shotgun sequence genome carries:
- the NR3C1 gene encoding glucocorticoid receptor isoform X1, which codes for MDPKESLSPSDGEEAGKNVHFSDKGRTVMDFRPTFRGGATVRAPASTSPLPASSQSDSKQQSVLGDFSKGLVSNAPQPDLSKAVLLSMGLYMGETESKVMGNELGFPQQGQIGISSGETDFRLLEESIASLNKSSSLAEGSKGTVSVAVPLEQDFPIMANSSLPLGQAGTNGGNLKLFSEDQSTFDILQDLELPPVSPGKEPNGSPWRLDPLLDEGDLLSPMTADEAFLLEGNASEDCKPPILPDTKPKINEHGDLSPSPKMQMPQVKTEKEDFIELCTPGVIKQEKMGPVYCQANFSGSNLMGNKMSAISVHGVSTSGGQLYHYDLNTASLSQQQDQKPVFNVIPSLPAGSENWNRCQGSGDDNMTPLGALNFSGRPVFSNGYLSPGVRSDVSSSPSTTSTATGPPPKLCLVCSDEASGCHYGVLTCGSCKVFFKRAVEGQHNYLCAGRNDCIIDKIRRKNCPACRYRKCLQAGMNLEARKTKKKIKGIQQSNVTATRDASESPVSKSIVPASLPQLTPTLVSLLEVIEPEVLYSGYDSTLPDSTWRIMSTLNMLGGRQVVAAVKWAKAIPGFRNLHLDDQMTLLQYSWMFLMAFALGWRSYKQSNGNLLCFAPDLIINEQRMNLPCMYDQCKHMLMVANELSRLQVSYEEYLCMKTLLLLSTIPKEGLKSQALFDEIRMTYIKELGKAIVKREGNSSQNWQRFYQLTKLLDSMHDVVENLLSFCFQTFLDKSMSIEFPEMLAEIISNQIPKYSNGNIKKLLFHQK